The Triticum urartu cultivar G1812 unplaced genomic scaffold, Tu2.1 TuUngrouped_contig_5430, whole genome shotgun sequence genome contains the following window.
TTTATCTTGGCAGCAACAGTAGAAATTTGTACTGGATCACAGGCTCTATATCATCTATATTCTCGAAAAAAATCGAAAATAAATTTTGAAGTGGCAAAAAAGGGAAAAAAATTGACACGCATGCAAAGATGTATTTTACGCATGTGTAAAATTTCATTACGAGATACTTTAACGTGTCATTTAAAAAGCAAACACATTGATTTTGAAAATACTCATCTTGCTATTAGAATCTGTCCACAATTTGAAACCGTCCGTAAAAGGTCTCTATATAGCAAAACGTATATATATTTCTTATCAAGCACGAGCAACTATTATTGACCATAGATATTATTATAGTTGACGGCGATCACTGTGCTTTTTTTGCACTCTTTTTTAGAAATTCAAGATTCTACACTGGTGTGTAGTGTCTGCGATCCAAATCAAGGCACGCAACTGGCCACCCGTACCATGCACCTGTGCAGAGTGTTCAGCTGCACCGGGCCTCCAAATCAGTAGGACCCCCAATTTTCTATGTAGAGTAGTACTAATGGCTAGTTTAGCTCTATTAACTTAGGTATATAGGATAACATTATGGTGACCAACTGTATCATTTGTACTTTTTGCGGGTGTACATGTAATTAAATCATTCCAACAACAAAATTTTAGGGTCTCTTTAATATGTCAAATCCACTAATAAAAAAAGCTTTGTCAAAATAATGCTTTGGACAATTGGATGTACGTCAGAAGCTATGTGGATCCCCTAAAAAAAGAAGCTATGTGGATCGTGATAGTCTACCTCATGTTCTTGTAGACCGCGTCGATACTGAAGAAAAATGAAAGGAACACGTGAAATGGTCAGCACGCCAACAGCACAGCCAGGTCTTCACATCCTCAGTCTATTTTGATCAAGTACGTACCAGCTGCATGCCTAGCTTGCTTGTGTTCCCACCTACACAAAATATTCAAAGTCCAAAATCCAGGTACACAAACTTCATTCTACACTCCCACCAACCGCACATGTTTCTCCATCACACCAGGTGTAGCCTGTATTGTTCTATATATAGGACCCGACGCTGCCTCCTAGGGAAGCAAACACATTCTCCGCTCAAGGATCGATACACACCTGCCTTACAAGTTATAATCTCCTCTGGTAGCTCTCTTTCTAGTTCCAACCGCAATGGCTGCCAGGAGAACCATTCTCCTCGCCGTGGCTGCGATGGCCGTCCTGAGCACCGCATCAGCGGCAATCTACAACGTGGGCGAGCCGAGCGGCGCATGGGACCTCAACACCAACTACTGCTGGAATTTAGTTTATTTTGGacagcccaataactatttcagaaattcctaataaatcttagaggcccacttagcccatttgtgcaaggcaagggatactactaaagtttagtacCATATTGTTAGTTTAATGGGAGTTGGAcatccttataagggaggttctttccccacttgtacgagcatgagaacaagagggatatccacgcgcgctcctcctccgccgcccgccccGCCACGCCTCGGCGCGCCGCGGGTTGcaggaatgagccgagccgatacctaaatttttgccacgcatgacgggtatacgaaaggtcacgtGGGAGTTGAAACATTTTCTGTAGTGGACACTGAATTCGAACGGCGCGCCTCTTCGGCCGCTGCCTGTTCGCTTCGTCTCCGTTCATTACTTCACCTCCTGCCGCAGCCTCTTCGCGTCCTTCTCCTATGCCTATATaagagaggtcgctcctctccagAAAGACACAACAGaaactcctcttcctctcgccacaaagtttcgaccactgcgctgctgctatgttcttccccatcccgtcttgcggcgtgcaccgcaggtcgggacagtaggcctccgaaaccgcacattttgagtcctgtacgggagaagggtgataaggtttttggggagcgctcagcgcgactactggctgcttcatcacggacgatccggtcgccgacgacttcttccccgacgtccacgacctcctcgacgacatggcaggcgaggacaccgaccccaagtccagcgcttctgctgctgctgtcccgtacgtgttcttgtcTTTCCTGTTAAAGGTTCTGCCGCAGTTCCTTGTTGTAGTCCTTGTCCTATACATgataggttctacttcatatatactacttgctatactgtctgctttagatataataggctacggttcatatatgcagcagctatttaccttctctctgtcagaacgcatgatttgttttatctctactatattagtcatgctttatctagtatttctgttaataaaattatttaataaattgctcatatttccaacaactaCAACACTTGGGCGTCCTCTAGGAACTTCCAAACCAACGACCAGATCGTCTTCAAGTACTCCCCTCAGGCACACAACGTCCTCGAAGTCAGCAAGGCAGACTACGACTCTTGTAGCACCGCCAGCCCCGTCACCACCCTCAACTTCGGGAATGATGTTGTCACCCTCACCGCCACCAGCACCCGCTACTTCATCTGCGGTTTCCCTGGTCATTGTGCGGGCGGCATGAAGGTTAAGATTGATGTCATGCCTAGCTCCTCCTCTACGTCACCCGCCCCGGCCAGCGGCCCAAGTGCAACCAACGCGCCCCCGCCGACACCTGTCTCCACTACCACCAATGTGGAGGCCACCGGGTTTGGCCTCACCATTTTGCTTGCCGTTGTTGGCCTCATGGCTTGAGTGAATCTCCACATTCGCAGGTACATGTGTAATTTATGTTTAGTTAACAAATTATTACTAGCAATTATCTGTGTGTATAGCCAAGTAATTATGTGTATGTTGGACGTATTTGGGCTTTGCATTTTACTGATTCATTTGGGAGGATTAGTTGAAAATGATTCTTTTGGTCTTATGCAACATTTGTCCTGAAACACGTTCGTTCTAAACATAAGAGCCCAGACTTTCGTAACTTAAACTTGTATTACAGAAAGATATACACATAGATTAGACATGCAATTAGTCTTCCCTGATTGTAAATGAATTGTCCCAAAGAACCAGCTGCCACAAATGGTGAACAACAATTAGGATGGCCCCCGCCCCGAACATACTTGATCAAAATCGTCTGGCCAAAACATCATGTCCTTTGCTCGTGGAGTGCCATACATGTTCCTGTTTCTAGTGTTGCAAGGGACAGTCACCGTCGTCGAGGGAAAATGAGATCCATGGAAGTGGGTGATGGGTGCTTTTCAGGACCGAATTCTTCCTTGTTATGTTCTTCTAGATGGAGAACGATGACTATCGATGCTTTGACAGAACAAAATTTCCCCACTCCAAGCCCCATCGTTCAGAACTATAAAATATATGCGGCATTGGGTAAAAGTGATCCATCCCGAGATAGATAGGTCACGGCCCACGCGGTGCGGCGCAGCATTTCACCTCCAGATCTGCCACCTCCATTGGAACCGGATGctgctcctcttcctcttccttgccctgctactcctcctcctccggctctAGCGAGTCCGGAGGCAGGCCAGCTACGATGTGGGCAGCATGCCTCGCCCAGATCTCCTCCTTGATCCAGAAGCGACGCTCCGGCGTGAGCATAGCATAGGTCGTCTTCTTTTATCGGGCCAGGGCGGACGACGAGGGAAGTGGGAGATGGACAAGGAGACAAATGTGCTCCGACTGGAACAACGGAGAGGGCATAAAAGGTTGTGGCTAGAGTTGGGGCGATTTGATAATTTGCCACCCCTTACTTCCCCCTTTCACAATTTGCCACCCATTGTCTCAATGACGGGCGGGcccgggccccacctgtcattctcgggggggggggggcaaattATGAAAGGGGGAGGTAAGGGGTGGCAAATTATCAAATTTGCCCTAGAGTTGGGGACGTCTGCCGGCTCAAATAGCCGGACTCTGGCCTCGGGCGCCGAGCCGAAGCGGCGCCACACGGCGGTCGCACCCTCACCGGAGGAAAAGCCCGTTGAGCTATTGGGTTTCGGGCGATTCCGTGTCGGACCCGGTCGTCAGTCCGGCATGGCGGATGCGCCCGGACGTTTCAGGCCTATTTGAGACACCCGTCTGGGTCAGGTTTTTTTTTTGACCGCTCACTGACCGGACCGTCCGCTCGGACATATGACCTCTCACTGGTCAGTTTAGAGTGTCCGGCTGTAGATGTTCTTACCTAGCATAAAGATGCTATGGGCATGTACGACAAATAGTCCAAATAGACCAGAGACTTCTGTCCATTCGTTGGTGCGCATGTCCCGTCTCCGTCTCCCGTGTACTTATCCTTCAAGAAAATTTTCTTCACAATAATCAAAAGTAGTCCTCATTGGCGCATTAATGGTATATCAATCTTTTTATTAGATAAAATTTATTTTAATATAATATATCATTCAATATTTGACCTGTTATTTTGCAATTCCAGATGATGCAATATCGGTTATTTTTCGGCTTAATCCACGGGCTGAAAGCTCTACTTCTTGGTTTTAACATTGAACTTTTACCTTTTCAGTTGAAATTTGTGACGTGGAATTTATAAATCAAACCTGACGATTTCAATAGAGGATGTTACAACTGTTTTTAGAGTAAGAGTTTATACGCGGCTTGACCTTTGGATCTACTTCTACAAGGTTTGTAAGTTAGGATAGTCAACTATGTCTCCTTGGAGCCTAGATTGACCGCGTCGATATTGAACCAGGAGCCAATGGCTGCTATGCTATGAGAACGCTTGAAAAGGTCTTAACATCTTCAGTCTATTTTATTATATATCTATCTAGGTGTTTGAGTATGACCAACTACGTACTACCTGCATGCCTAGCTCGTGTTCCCGCCTACTCTATATTCTACGCTTCACCTACCACACGCGTTTCTTCAACCTACATTGCCATGAGTTTGTATATATAGGACCCGGCACGACTCGTATCTTCTCTTTTCAAACATCTTCTTTAGTTAATTGTTGCTGTTACACAATGATGCAAGTACCCATCACTTCTCACCTTTTTGTGAATGACACTTGATTTTCTGACAATTATTCTTTACTAATTTTGTTTTTTTGCGGGTCTTTACTAATTTTGTTTGGTACAGAAACGGTTCATTAACTTGTATTAAGCGACATTTATGTGTCATGATACTTGCATCTGTTTGATTTTGGAGAATGGTGACAAAACAATTTAGTGATTGACTGTGGCTCTTGTTATCTATCTCCCATGCATGTGGCTCTTGTTATTGTTGATCAAGCAAAATGGGTATTGTAAGTTCAAGCTGATTGAAAGTTAATGTGGCTGGTTGTAAGTAATGATGAGTTTGGTTGAGTTGCTTTTCTATAAGTGCATGTCTGTACATTTCTTGGACTATTGTGAAATAAACCACTTTCTACAGTTTCCAAATGTTGATGTTATCTGCGCACACTAACTATGAACCCATGTGCAACATATTTCATATTGTTATCATTTTTGCAGGGAGCAAAATTTTGCATATAACTTAGAAGAATAATAGAATGAAACACATCTCTTCATCAGCCCACAAAGGGGTAAATATACAGAATACATGATAACAAACACAGCTATGTACGGGCATGCACAACGTGCACCAAGTCATGGGGCATGGCATGCGGTAGTGGATCAGGTACGAGACATGGGACTCGGTCCCTCTGTTATACAAGCAACGGGCATCTTCCAACAGCCCCCCGCAATCGCAACGGGATTGTCGAGGACGTTGAGGATGGACCGGAAGTCGAGGAAGATGGTCGTCGGGAGCCCCTTCGTGAAGATGTCGGCGAACTGTGACGTAGAGGGCACGTGGAGGACCCGAACGTAGCCGAAGGAGACACGCTCGCGAACGAAGTGAAGGTCGATCTCGATGTGCTTCGTCCATTGGTGCTGCACAGGGTTGGTGGAGAGGTACATCGCGCTCACATTGTCGCAGTAGACAACCGTCTCTACGGACGGGGGCCGCTGGAGCTCTTGGAGTAGCTGCCGGAGCCAACACGCCTCAGCCACGGCGTTGGCGACGGCCCTGTACTCCGCCTCAGCGCTGGAGCGCGAGACGGTCGGCTGGCGCTTCGAGGACCACGAGACGAGGTTGTCGCCGACGTAGATACAGAAGCTTGACGTAGACTTGCGTGTGTCGGGACAGCTGGCCCAGTCAGCATCCGAGTACGCAATCAACCCGTGGTCTGAGGagcgccaaagatgaaggccggGCTGCGAGGTGCCGCAGATATATCGTAGGATCCGCTTGAGGATGGTGCAGTGTGGCTCTCGCAGGTCATGCATGAATAGACAGACGTGCTGAACAGCGTAGGCGATGTCCGGACGAGTGAGGGTGAGGTATTGGAGAGCTCCGGCTAAGCTACGATAGTGAGACGGGTCAGAGACGGGAGGTCCGTCAGAAGCTGAGAGCTTGGAGCGAGTGTCAATGGGTGTGGTGGCGGGTTTGCAGTTGCTCATGTGGGCGCGCTCAAGAACCTCTAAGGCGCACTGGTGCTGTGAGAGAAACAACCCGTGTGTACTGCGAGTGACATTGATGCCTAAGAAGTTGTGGAGCTCGCTGAGATCAGTCATAGAAAACTCGCGATGGAGCTGTGCGATAATGTGGCGGAGTAGTGCAGCGGTACTAGCTGTCAAAATGATATCATCGACGTACAGGAGAAGGTAGGCAATGGCACCATCGCGATGAAGGATGAACAGGGATGTGTCGCTTTTGGAAGCAGGAAAGCCGAGGCGGGCGAGGTAGGTGGTGAAGCGGAGGAACCAAGCGCGCGGGGCCTGTTTATGCCCGTAAAGCGAGGGATGTAGCTGACAAACGTGGGGTGGTCGAGAGGCGTCAACGAAGCCGGACAACTGCTGGCTATAGACGACGGTGTCGAGGTGGTCGTGGAGAAAAGCATCCTTCACGTGCAGCTGATGGATGGGCTAGAGGAGACGGCGAGGCTGAGGACGACGCTGATAATCGCCGACTTGACGACAGGACTGAAGGTCTCCGTGAAGTCGACACCGGGCTGCTGCATGAAGCCATGCAGAACCCAGCAAGCCTTGTACCATGTGAGAGAGCCGTCGGGGTTCAACTTATGCCTGAAGATCCACTTGCCCGTCACCAGATTGATACCTGCAGGGGGGACACCAACGACCATGTATTGTTCTGTAACAAAGCAGTATATTCCTCGAGCATAGTGTTGTATCAATTTGGATCCTTAAGTGCCTGTTTGTAGGAAGAGGGGATTGGAGAGACGGGGCCATTGGTAACGGAGAGGCTAAAAAGGCTTTTAGGCTGAAGGAATCCGCTTTTGGCACGAGTGTGCATGTGGTGAAGATTTTTTGGTGGGACCGCTGGAACCACATGAGGTGGCAGAGGGCGGCCAGGTGGCGAGGGGGGTGCGTCGGGGTCAGGTGCAGTGGGCGAGGCCAAGCAGACGCACGAGAGGGGCGGCGTCGATTGGTTGGGCACGGAAgtcgggtggtggtggtggttgggtGTGGCGCGGCGGTAGTGGGCGGGCTAGGTGGAGATCGGGCGGGTGAGCACGAGGAGGGCGCAGAGGGGCCCGGGGTAGGTGCGTCGGCTGTGGAGGTTATTGGTGGAGCGTATCGAGAGGTAGATACAGCCGAGCTGTCGTACGAGGTAGTTGTGGGAGGGTGGGTTGGAGTGCATGGCGCGGATTGGCTGCATGGCATAGGGAGTGCAGCGGGATTGTCTTGTGGCCGAGCGTGGGGAGgcatgcatgtgtgcgtgtgtgaagGGAAATCCATTTTCATCAACTATTACATCGCGCGAGGTGATGACTTTGTTCATCATTTTCAAAAAAAAGTTCTCAATTTTattaaaaaatcatgaatttaaaGATTTTCGCCAGTTTAAAAATAAGATTAAAAATGAAAATAGTAAAAtagaaaacaaaataaaaaacaaaaggaaaagaaaacagaaaaaggatcaaagaagaaaatgaaaaatgtagaaGAAAGGTAAAACCGAAagaaaaaatatatataaaaaacagaaaaaccCGGTTCAGGGAGGGATATAGAACCTTCCCAAAACCGGTTGGGGGTGAAATCCCGAAATCGGCCGGCCCATAGAAGCAGCAGCACgtgagaggggggggggggggggtgcgaaCATTAAGTGGTGATTGTCATCAAGAAGTTAGTGCAAGTGCAAGATGGATGTACACACAACAAGACATTAATACGAGGATGGTCATCAAGAAGATTACAAGTACCATATGTCGATATGACATCACCCCTCTCTCTGTAACTAGTTTCTTTTAGTCACACACCCCAAAGAATATATAAAACGAAAAAACGGGAGGAAGGCAGCGGTctctagctagctagcaagcctATGTAATAGTCATCCTTCGAATTATTCATACCGAATACAAGATTGAACCGACCCATTATAATGGAATGAATGCATGACATTTTATTACACTTTGCTCTCGAATTAAACACACCCCAACAGGCTAATATAGTCCTTTGGTGACCTAGGCCTGTGAATCTGTGTCTAGTGTGCCACGCCACTGCCCTTGTGTCACGGTCAGATGACTCCACGGTGTTCACTTTCAAACTAGTGTTTTCCCTTTTTAGAAAGTATATGCTACAAGTAAAAGTTCTCTTTTTGGTGACTTTCACAAAGTATATTATCTACTTTGAGAAATATAACAAGCCCAAGTAATTTTTATGGGATTTAAAACTTCCAATTTTCCAAActtttggaagtttgaactatgGCTAAATTTTTTAAAAATCCAACTTAAACAAATTGCATGCCCAGAAAATTTCCATTTCTAtgaaaatttgaaaattttgtaAACTTTGGACTTCAACAAATTTTGGAATTTCAGAAAACTCAAAATTCACTGGAGAGAGAAGACTAATAGAATGTCACCCGGCAGACCTTCATATTATACACACACTGTTTTTACAACAGTGGTGCTGCCCAAGCGTGATCACACGGCAATGAGTCAATTCATTAACTGATTGCTAGCAACACACAGATGTGTGACTTCTAATCCTTATTGTTTCTTGATAGACAACGAAATAGATCATCAATCATAGGTAAAATCAAATTAAGATACCCCAGAAAAAATTAAGATTATTCGTTGCTTCAATATGAACTGAGAAAAAAATGTATTGCATTTGACATTTTTTTGGGCTTATTTACTATCTACTATCTACTACTCCCTCCGGGTacagacaagaattttgggacggaagGACTATACTACTTTTAAAAGCATGAGCTTGGTGAATCCAGATGATCCGAGCAATCGAGCAACCTATATGCAACGTCACACGCTGCTTCACCGATGTATCATCACGTCATGAATAATTTGGAAACATGTTAATTGCATTGATCGTAATTTGTAAAAGGACATTAGTTACATTAAAAAGAATTAATCTTCCCTGACTTAATCAACCAAAACGCACCTTCCCTGACTTAATCATAGTACATGTCGCACAACAGAGGAGCTGACTCAGTTACAAACCATGCTACGCAACAAATATTTAGGCCAAAAAGTGGTGTCTCAGGCATATTGGAAACCTGAAGGCTCTCATTTTTGGTCTGGTCTAATGACGGCAAAGAAATATCTCTTTTGCTTTTGGGTCTTTCGTGATAAAGGACAGGTCAGAGATTCGTTTCTAGGAAGACATCTGGCTAGGCAATGCCAGTCTTCGAGAACAATATCCAGCCTTATACATCATTACTTGCGAGAAGAATAATACTATTGTGCAGGTGCTCAGTTCATCCCCGCCGAATATTTCGTTCAAGCGGGATTTGATTGGGCCTCGCCTTACGTCATGGCATAATCTATTGTCCAAGCTGGATTCGATTAATCTGACACAAGGTCGGGATGTGTTTCGCTGGAACTTTACTACATCAGGGTCTTTCACAATAGAGTCCATGTACCTTGCACTCACGCATTCTGAGGTACTAGTGAATAATAATAAGAAACTATGGAAGTAGAAGATTCCATTAAAGGTCAAAATCTTCACATGGTATCTTTGTAGGGGGTTGTGCTAACCAAAGACAACCTCACACGGCGCAACTGGCAAGGGAGTAAGAAGTGTTGTTTTTGTACTCATGACGAGACAATCAAACACCTCTTTTTTCAATGCAAGTTTGCACGTTCTACGTGGCCAGTCATCCAAATGGCGTCAAATTTGTATCCGTCCACAAGTGTTGCCAATATTTTTGATCATTGGTTGGACGGTATTCTAAATAGGTTTAAAACGCTAATAAGGATGGGAGCGCATGCCTTAATGTGGTCGCTAtggctatgtagaaatgatttggtttttaatgACAAAAATGCTTCTCCTCTACAGGTTCTTTTTCGGTGTACGCACTCGCTTTGTACGTGGTCTACACTAAAGCAAGCGGAGTACTAACCGCTGTTCATGGCGGTGTGTTCGCGATTGGAGCAGGTGGCTATGGAGGTTTTTTTCCAACATGGGTGGCAGTATAACCTCTGGATTGACCCGCCATCGCTTTCGACATAGGCATATATAGTGTCGGTCTATAGGACTCTACTGTTGCCGTTTTGTCgattttatttcttttctttctgtCAAACTTTTTAGAATGGGCTGTGTGCATCTTGGTTATGCAGAGGTCGGATGTCACTCATAATGCTTTGTATCCGCTTCATACTACATTTTTGAGATAATAAAACACCCTTTGTCAAAAAACAGAGGAGCTGACACACTCGGCTCTTCATTCTCAACAAAAATGAATTAAAAGAAACTCAAAGTCGTGTATCCAATTAATGGAATATAGACACATATATTCACTAGGAATGATTATTTGACTTTACATAAATTAGGTATGTGCGTGGGGCTATACAGATGTACTCAAGCCATGAAACCGATAAAGGCAAGCAGGATGGCGAGGCCAAACCCCGTGGCCTTCACGGAGGTGGCGGTAGAGACAGGCATGGTTGGAGGAGCGTTGCTTGCATTGGGGCCACTAGCCGGGGCGGGTGATGGTGAGGAGGAGCTAGGCACGACGTCGATCTTGATCTTCATGCCACCAGTGCAGTGGCCAGGGAACCCACAAATGAAGTAGCGGGTGCCAGCGGCGGTGAGGGTGACGATGTCGTTCCCGGAGTTGAGGGTCGCAATAGGGTTGACGATGCTGCAAGAGTCGTAGTCGGCCTTGCTAACTTCAAGGACGTCGTGCGCCTGAGGGGAGTACTTGAAGACGATCTGGTCGCTGAGTTGGAACTTCCTGGAGAATGCCCAGGTGCTGTAGTTGGTGGTAAGGTCCCACGCGCCGCCCGGTTCGCCAACATTGTAGACTGCTGCCGACGCGGTGCTTAGGACGGCCATCGCGGCAATGATGAGGAGGCTGAGTCTCATGGCAGCAATTGCAGTTGAAACTTGAAGGAAGGCAACGAGAGCCAGCAGAGGAGGTATAAGCCGGGTGCTGTGTTGATCCTCAAGCTGAGATTGTGTTGCTTGACTTGCTTCCGTAAGTGCTTGTGTTGGGTATATATACAGTACATGCTATGCCCAGGTCGGTTGATGAAACGTGTGTGGTAGGTGGAAATATGCCCAGACTTTGAATGTTCTACGTGGGAACACAAGCTAGGCAGCTGGTATGTACTTGGTCATACTGAACATCTGAAGACCGGGCTGTGTTGTTTGGCCCGGTCACCTTTTCACGCGTCCTCGTGGAGCCATTGCCGatcgtctgctccaatatcgacGCGGTCTACTCTACAAGACGTAGAACATCTTTTCCCTAAAAAAAAAGAAGACGTAGACCATCTTCACAATTCACAAGTCTTCTAGAAGTAGATCGAATGATACAGCCGCATTTCAACTCCTAATTCTCCTCTCTAAGTAAATAAAAAACTTTCTCCTCTAAAATTGCAAGCTTCCAATTGGCTGAATCCCATGGCACAACTAAATAATATGCCAGCTTTCAAGTTTCAAAAATAAAAGTTACAGTTTTCATCTTATTGCACAGAGGTCCAACATTTAATTCAAGAAGTATAGCTTTCATTACATAACAAAAAGTTTTTCTTTGATATGACAGTTAGCTTGATTAAAATTGGTAAAATGAAGCCTTCAGCCTATGAATTAAGCAGAAAAATGACCCACATTACATCATCGTGGATGTATTGCAAAATAACAATGCGTAAAATAATTATTGAGTGACATATTATATTAAATTCAAgtaaatttcaaaaaaattaaagGACTTTCACGACAATGGCAGAAATATGTTTTGGTGTTCAGTCCATGTAGCCTGTTTTGACGAAATCTACTTATTATGAAGTGTCAAGAACTTCTCAAAACAATTTCACATACACATGCGGGGGCACACACACATAGATGTATTTTATGAATGTGTAAAATTTAATTATGGGACACTTTAACATGTCATCTATAACAAAACACATACTTAAATGGATTTGAAAATTAGCAAATAGTACGTTCACTACACTTCTTCCTGTTAAAACTTGTCCACATTTTCAACTAAAAAATCACTCTACATATTTTCAAAAAATTAGTCATCCTAGACTTAGGAAAACACATTAATGTCTTAATGGTTGTGGCTAGATCTGAGCCGATTGAGACTAATCAAGTCCTAGTCAAGAGATGAACCACGTTTATATACAGATAACattaaaaaaaagaaaacaaaaacgAAAAATTCACCCAAATGTCTACATAAAATCGCATGGATGATATAGTATCGACTGAGACTGAGATTTAATGATATCATTTCTGAATATATTTCTTATCAATTATGAGCAACTATTACTGACCAGAGCTATTATTTTACAGTTAACCATCAAAATTGTATTCTCAACtcaaataaaataataaaacaTCATTGTATTCTCAACAGGCCTTGGGGGGCGGTCTTGGATATGTGAGCTTGGTGGTCACCTCCACGTCCCTGGACAGCGTGCACCGGACGGTGAAGGAATCGTCGTCGCGGACGCACGTCGACTCATCCAGGTCCCTCCTCGCGACGAACCGGACGTAGCCCTTGCTGCGGTTGTGGTGATGCAGCGTCTGCTCCGACCTGGCCGTGTTGTTGTCCAAGACGGCGCGCTCCCCGTCCTTGTCCAGGATCTCTATGAAGATCGTCCGGGCGGCCCTACCGAGTAAGAACGAGTCCCAGTGGTCTTCCATGGTGACGAGAACAGCGACGAAGCCtgccgactcctcgtcgaagccCGCGGGGTACACCTTGAGGCGGTAGGCGCGGTCGCCGAGGCGGAACCTGTCGAACTCAAGCACGGAGCCGACGAGCTTCCGCGCACATTGCGAGTAGCCGGCGACGGTGAAGACACGAGTCGTGGCCTCTGTCTTCAACACGGTGCACGACGACGGCAGGTTTGACC
Protein-coding sequences here:
- the LOC125529212 gene encoding mavicyanin-like; the encoded protein is MRLSLLIIAAMAVLSTASAAVYNVGEPGGAWDLTTNYSTWAFSRKFQLSDQIVFKYSPQAHDVLEVSKADYDSCSIVNPIATLNSGNDIVTLTAAGTRYFICGFPGHCTGGMKIKIDVVPSSSSPSPAPASGPNASNAPPTMPVSTATSVKATGFGLAILLAFIGFMA
- the LOC125529213 gene encoding mavicyanin-like; translated protein: MAARRTILLAVAAMAVLSTASAAIYNVGEPSGAWDLTNNYNTWASSRNFQTNDQIVFKYSPQAHNVLEVSKADYDSCSTASPVTTLNFGNDVVTLTATSTRYFICGFPGHCAGGMKVKIDVMPSSSSTSPAPASGPSATNAPPPTPVSTTTNVEATGFGLTILLAVVGLMA